A DNA window from Ranitomeya imitator isolate aRanImi1 chromosome 2, aRanImi1.pri, whole genome shotgun sequence contains the following coding sequences:
- the CDK5R1 gene encoding cyclin-dependent kinase 5 activator 1 — translation MGTVLSVSPSYRKAGLFEGSSSSVAHYTAVQNSKNGKSLKRHSFISVLPWKRLVAVSSKKRQPKKGQTNGSYQNNVTNLNSENLKKSLSPSNLSSFTQDSKDFIIKDSVSSVNKSVQQQVHSSPKRVVVQASTSELLRCLGEFLCRRCYKLKHLSPTEPVLWLRSVDRSLLLQGWQDQGFITPANVVFLYMLCRDIISSELNSEQELQASLLTCVYLSYSYMGNEISYPLKPFLVESSKEAFWDRCLSVIGLMSPKMLRINADPQYFTQIFADLKAEGGQEEKNRLFIGLDR, via the coding sequence ATGGGGACTGTCCTCTCTGTGTCCCCAAGCTACCGCAAGGCAGGACTCTTTGAAGGGAGCTCCTCaagtgtggcccattatactgccgTCCAAAACAGCAAGAATGGAAAATCTCTGAAGAGACATTCCTTCatctctgtcttgccatggaaaagACTGGTGGCTGTTTCATCCAAGAAGAGACAGCCGAAGAAGGGCCAAACCAATGGCAGTTACCAGAATAATGTTACTAATCTCAACAGTGAAAATTTAAAGAAGTCTTTGTCTCCTTCAAATCTATCAAGCTTCACTCAAGACTCTAAAGATTTCATTATTAAAGACTCTGTTTCGTCTGTTAACAAGTCTGTTCAGCAGCAAGTACACTCTTCTCCAAAACGGGTGGTGGTGCAGGCATCCACCAGTGAGCTGCTACGATGTTTAGGGGAGTTCCTATGTCGAAGGTGTTACAAACTCAAGCATCTTTCTCCTACAGAACCTGTACTGTGGCTAAGAAGTGTTGACAGATCTCTTCTGCTCCAAGGGTGGCAGGATCAAGGCTTCATCACCCCGGCCAATGTAGTCTTCCTTTACATGCTCTGTCGAGACATCATATCTTCTGAGCTTAACAGTGAGCAAGAACTTCAGGCATCTTTGTTAACTTGTGTATATCTGTCATATTCCTATATGGGCAATGAGATCTCCTACCCACTCAAGCCTTTCCTTGTGGAGAGCTCAAAGGAAGCCTTTTGGGACCGTTGCCTTTCTGTTATTGGACTAATGAGTCCGAAGATGCTACGCATCAACGCAGACCCTCAGTATTTCACTCAGATCTTTGCTGATCTAAAAGCAGAAGGTGGACAAGAAGAAAAGAACCGACTGTTCATTGGACTGGATCGGTGA